Proteins encoded together in one Bacteroides ovatus window:
- a CDS encoding LptF/LptG family permease, whose product MKSNRFIKRLDWYIIKKFLGTYVFAIALIISIAVVFDFNEKMDKLMEHEAPWDKIIFEYYMNFIPYFSNLFSPLFVFIAVIFFTSKLAENSEIIAMFSTGMSFKRMMRPYMISAAIIALVTFTLSSYVIPKGSVTRLNFEDRYIKPKKQNSVSNVQLEVDSGVIAYIDNYNNAMKTGNRFSLDKFVDKKLVSHLTARRITYDTTTVHKWTIHDYMVRELDGLKEKITKGDRIDSIINMEPSDFLIMKNQQEMLTSPELSDYIAKQKRRGFANIKEFEIEYHKRIAMSFASFILTIIGVSLSSRKTKGGMGLHLGIGLGLSFSYILFQTITSTFAVNGNVPPAVAVWIPNILYAGIAFFLYQKAPK is encoded by the coding sequence TATTTGACTTCAACGAAAAGATGGACAAACTAATGGAGCATGAAGCTCCATGGGATAAAATTATCTTTGAATACTACATGAACTTTATCCCCTATTTCTCCAATCTGTTCAGTCCGTTGTTCGTATTCATTGCTGTTATTTTCTTTACCTCCAAACTGGCAGAAAACTCCGAAATTATTGCGATGTTCTCCACCGGTATGAGCTTTAAGAGGATGATGCGCCCTTACATGATTTCTGCCGCTATCATCGCCCTCGTCACTTTCACACTAAGTTCGTATGTGATTCCGAAAGGAAGTGTTACGCGTCTGAATTTTGAAGACCGGTATATCAAACCAAAGAAACAAAACTCGGTAAGCAATGTGCAGCTGGAAGTGGATAGCGGAGTGATTGCATATATCGACAACTATAACAACGCAATGAAAACCGGTAACCGCTTTTCATTGGACAAATTTGTGGATAAAAAGCTGGTTTCACATTTGACTGCACGACGGATTACCTACGATACCACCACCGTTCATAAATGGACGATCCACGATTATATGGTACGCGAACTGGATGGTTTAAAGGAAAAGATCACTAAGGGAGACCGGATAGACTCTATCATCAACATGGAACCTTCTGACTTTCTTATCATGAAAAACCAGCAGGAAATGCTGACCAGTCCCGAGTTAAGCGATTATATCGCCAAACAGAAACGAAGAGGATTTGCCAACATCAAGGAGTTTGAGATTGAATATCACAAACGAATCGCTATGTCGTTCGCCTCTTTCATCCTTACTATCATCGGTGTATCGCTTTCGTCCCGAAAAACGAAAGGCGGTATGGGGCTTCATCTGGGTATCGGATTAGGATTAAGTTTCTCTTATATCCTGTTCCAGACGATTACTTCCACCTTTGCCGTGAACGGAAATGTGCCGCCTGCCGTTGCAGTCTGGATTCCTAATATCCTTTATGCGGGTATCGCATTCTTCTTGTACCAGAAGGCACCTAAATAA
- a CDS encoding thioredoxin-like domain-containing protein, translating into MKHVKWIFVVLLICSLTAFVEKDKPTGGLSEGDVAPDFKIESTSNGQPAFKLGNLKGKYVLLSFWASYDAQSRMQNVSLSNALRSSHNVEMVSISFDEYQSIFKETVRKDQIVTPTCFVETEGEDSGLFKKYRLNRGFTNYLLDGNGVIIAKNISAADLSAYVKEVG; encoded by the coding sequence ATGAAGCATGTAAAATGGATTTTTGTTGTATTACTGATTTGTTCCTTGACCGCTTTCGTTGAGAAAGACAAACCTACCGGAGGTTTGAGTGAGGGTGACGTAGCCCCTGATTTTAAAATCGAATCTACGTCAAACGGGCAACCCGCCTTTAAATTGGGAAATTTGAAAGGTAAATATGTGTTGCTAAGTTTTTGGGCAAGTTATGACGCGCAGTCCCGGATGCAAAATGTAAGTTTGAGCAATGCGCTTCGTTCTTCTCATAATGTGGAAATGGTTTCTATTTCATTTGACGAATATCAGTCAATATTTAAGGAAACCGTTCGTAAGGATCAAATAGTTACGCCCACTTGTTTCGTGGAAACAGAAGGCGAGGATTCCGGTTTATTTAAGAAGTACCGTTTAAACCGGGGATTTACTAACTATTTATTGGATGGAAATGGTGTAATTATAGCCAAAAACATCTCTGCTGCAGATCTTTCTGCTTATGTAAAAGAAGTCGGTTAA
- the serB gene encoding phosphoserine phosphatase SerB, with amino-acid sequence MQPSNTELILIRVTGEDRPGLTASVTEILAKYDATILDIGQADIHNTLSLGILFKSEERHSGFIMKELLFKASSLGVTIRFEPITTEQYENWVGMQGKNRYILTVLGRKLSARQISAATSILAEQGMNIDAIKRLTGRIPLDECQADARTRACIEFSVRGTPKDRIAMQEKLMKLASELEMDFSFQQDNMYRRMRRLICFDMDSTLIETEVIDELAIRAGVGDEVKAITESAMRGEIDFTESFTRRVALLKGLDESVMQEIAESLPITEGVERLMYVLKKYGYKIAILSGGFTYFGQYLQKKYGIDYVYANELEIIDGKLTGRYLGDVVDGKRKAELLRLIAQVEKVDIAQTIAVGDGANDLPMLGVAGLGIAFHAKPKVVANAKQSINTIGLDGVLYFLGFKDSYLNM; translated from the coding sequence ATGCAACCATCAAATACTGAATTGATTCTGATTCGAGTTACCGGCGAAGATCGCCCGGGACTGACTGCTTCCGTGACCGAAATCCTTGCCAAATATGATGCCACGATTCTTGATATCGGCCAGGCAGATATTCATAATACATTATCGCTGGGTATCCTGTTCAAGAGTGAAGAAAGACATTCCGGATTCATTATGAAGGAACTGTTGTTCAAGGCTTCTTCTCTGGGAGTGACCATCCGGTTTGAACCTATCACCACCGAGCAATATGAAAACTGGGTAGGTATGCAAGGGAAAAACCGTTATATCCTGACGGTTCTGGGACGCAAGCTTTCCGCCCGACAGATTTCTGCCGCTACAAGCATATTGGCCGAGCAGGGCATGAATATTGATGCTATCAAACGTCTGACAGGTCGTATCCCGTTGGATGAATGTCAGGCAGATGCACGCACCAGGGCTTGCATCGAATTTTCAGTGAGAGGTACTCCGAAAGATCGCATTGCGATGCAGGAGAAGCTGATGAAGTTGGCCAGCGAACTGGAAATGGACTTTTCTTTCCAACAGGATAATATGTACCGTCGTATGCGCCGTCTGATCTGTTTTGATATGGACTCTACATTAATCGAAACAGAGGTGATTGACGAACTGGCTATCCGTGCCGGTGTAGGCGACGAAGTAAAGGCCATCACAGAAAGCGCCATGCGTGGAGAAATAGACTTTACAGAGAGCTTTACCCGCCGTGTAGCACTATTGAAAGGGCTGGACGAATCGGTCATGCAGGAAATAGCCGAGAGTTTGCCTATCACAGAGGGCGTAGAACGGCTGATGTATGTATTGAAGAAGTACGGTTACAAAATCGCCATCCTTTCGGGAGGATTCACTTATTTCGGTCAATACCTGCAAAAGAAATACGGTATAGATTACGTCTATGCCAACGAACTGGAAATTATTGACGGCAAACTGACCGGACGTTACCTGGGAGATGTAGTAGACGGAAAACGGAAAGCCGAACTGCTCCGCCTCATTGCACAAGTGGAAAAGGTGGATATTGCACAGACCATCGCCGTAGGAGACGGAGCTAACGACCTCCCTATGCTAGGGGTTGCCGGACTGGGAATTGCTTTCCACGCAAAGCCTAAAGTGGTGGCAAATGCCAAGCAATCGATCAACACCATCGGACTGGATGGAGTGCTCTATTTCCTCGGATTCAAAGATTCTTACTTGAATATGTAA
- a CDS encoding DEAD/DEAH box helicase, with product MKFSELQLNANVLEALDAMRFDECTPIQEQAIPIILEGKDLIAVAQTGTGKTAAFLLPVLNKLSEGKHPEDAINCVIMSPTRELAQQIDQQMEGFSYFMPVSSVAVYGGNDGILFEQQKKGLTLGADVVIATPGRLIAHLSLGYVDLSKVSYFILDEADRMLDMGFYEDIMQIAKYLPKERQTIMFSATMPAKIQQLANTILNNPSEIKLAVSKPAEKIIQAAYVCYENQKLGIIRSLFMDEVPERVIVFASSKIKVKEVAKALKSMKLNVGEMHSDLEQAQRETVMHEFKAGRINILVATDIVARGIDIDDIRLVINFDVPHDSEDYVHRIGRTARANNDGVALTFISEKEQSNFKSIENFLEKEIYKIPIPEELGEAPEYKPRSFSKGKGGNYKRKDFRGKRNNNNGGKRNNRPSPPRQN from the coding sequence ATGAAGTTTTCCGAACTACAATTAAATGCAAATGTGCTTGAGGCGCTTGATGCCATGCGATTTGACGAATGTACGCCTATACAGGAGCAGGCAATTCCAATCATACTTGAGGGTAAAGATTTGATCGCAGTAGCACAGACAGGAACAGGTAAAACGGCCGCGTTTCTACTGCCTGTATTGAATAAATTATCTGAAGGTAAACATCCGGAAGATGCGATTAATTGTGTCATCATGTCTCCTACCCGGGAATTGGCCCAACAGATCGACCAGCAAATGGAAGGGTTTTCCTATTTCATGCCGGTATCGAGTGTTGCCGTATACGGTGGAAATGATGGAATATTGTTCGAACAACAGAAAAAAGGACTCACTTTAGGAGCTGATGTTGTTATTGCTACTCCCGGACGTCTGATCGCCCATTTAAGCCTTGGATATGTAGATCTTTCCAAGGTTTCTTATTTTATTCTGGATGAAGCAGACCGGATGCTCGACATGGGATTCTATGAAGATATCATGCAAATTGCGAAATATCTGCCGAAGGAACGACAGACAATCATGTTTTCTGCAACAATGCCTGCAAAGATTCAGCAATTGGCAAACACAATCTTAAATAATCCGTCAGAGATAAAGCTCGCAGTTTCCAAACCTGCAGAAAAGATTATTCAGGCAGCATACGTTTGCTACGAAAATCAAAAGCTGGGAATCATACGCAGTCTTTTTATGGATGAAGTTCCGGAACGTGTGATTGTCTTTGCATCTTCTAAAATCAAGGTCAAGGAAGTAGCCAAGGCTTTGAAATCCATGAAACTGAACGTAGGGGAAATGCATTCGGATCTGGAACAGGCTCAACGGGAAACTGTTATGCATGAGTTTAAAGCCGGACGAATCAATATATTGGTAGCTACGGACATCGTTGCACGTGGTATAGATATCGATGATATCCGCCTGGTTATCAACTTCGACGTGCCTCACGACAGCGAAGACTATGTACACCGTATCGGACGTACAGCACGTGCCAACAATGATGGTGTAGCACTTACGTTCATCAGCGAGAAAGAACAAAGTAACTTCAAAAGTATTGAGAACTTTCTGGAAAAAGAGATTTATAAAATTCCTATTCCTGAAGAATTGGGAGAAGCTCCGGAATACAAACCGCGTTCTTTTAGCAAGGGCAAGGGTGGCAACTACAAAAGAAAAGATTTCCGGGGAAAAAGGAATAATAATAACGGAGGAAAGAGAAATAACCGTCCGTCTCCCCCCAGACAAAATTAA
- a CDS encoding DUF4738 domain-containing protein has product MMKNVAVSLMAIFFAACSGNKSPHSLQQEKEDLSAKGLLQGIWLDDETESPLMRVEGDTIYYADVQSTPIAFKIIRDTLYTYGNDTTYYKIDKQAEHIFWFHSITDDVIKLHKSEDANDSIYFVRQELVIPAYTEVTKRDSVVTYNGTRYRAYVYINPSKMRVIKTTYSEDGISMDNVYYDNVMHICVYEGKKSLFASDVTKQMFDKVLPVDFLEQSILSDTKFMKVDRNGFHYQAVLAIPETSIYSIVNMEVSFKGDLTITSSK; this is encoded by the coding sequence ATGATGAAAAATGTGGCTGTATCGTTAATGGCAATCTTTTTCGCGGCATGTAGCGGCAATAAGAGTCCCCATTCTCTTCAACAAGAGAAAGAGGATCTTAGTGCAAAAGGACTACTGCAGGGAATTTGGCTGGACGATGAAACGGAGAGCCCGTTGATGCGTGTAGAAGGAGATACTATCTACTATGCAGATGTACAAAGTACTCCCATTGCATTTAAAATAATACGGGATACTCTTTATACTTATGGAAATGATACTACTTATTACAAGATTGATAAGCAGGCAGAACATATATTCTGGTTTCATTCCATAACGGATGATGTAATTAAGTTGCATAAATCCGAAGATGCCAATGATTCAATCTATTTTGTCCGTCAGGAATTAGTCATTCCGGCATATACGGAAGTAACCAAACGCGATAGTGTAGTGACCTATAATGGCACTCGCTATCGCGCATACGTATATATTAATCCTTCTAAAATGAGAGTCATCAAGACGACTTATTCCGAAGACGGGATTAGCATGGATAATGTATACTATGATAATGTGATGCACATTTGTGTGTATGAAGGTAAAAAGAGCCTGTTTGCCAGCGATGTTACCAAACAGATGTTTGACAAAGTACTTCCTGTCGATTTTCTGGAGCAATCCATCCTGTCAGATACAAAGTTTATGAAAGTAGACCGGAACGGTTTTCATTATCAAGCTGTCCTGGCCATTCCGGAAACTTCCATATATAGCATTGTAAATATGGAAGTAAGTTTTAAAGGAGATTTGACTATCACTTCATCCAAATAA